ACTGCCGGACAATGACCGCACCATCTCGCGTCTGCAGGCCATCGTCCATGTGGATGCGCAGGGCGAATGCCGCATGACCAATCGCGGCAGCGTTACCCGCGTGGTGCTGAACGATATTCCGCTGGAGCGGGGCCGTCAGGTTGAACTTCAGGATGGCGATATTCTCGATATTGATGATTATCGTATCGAAGTGGCCGATCTTATTCAGGATACCCAGCCGATTAGTCGGATGGCCGCGAGTATCGCTTCACGTCCAGTGGTGACGCCTGTGCCTGCGGCAGAACCGAAACCTGTCAGTGCGTCGCAACGCGTCGAGGCCGTACCCACCGCGGTACCGACGGAAATCTGGGACAGCCTGATGCAGGAGTTTTCCATCTCCGACAGCATCTCCAGTGGCCGCGCGAAACCGCAGCCTGCCGCGTCTCACGATCCATTCTCACAGCCCAGCGAGCCGGAGCGCAATACCGACGATCCGCTGGCGCTGTTCAGTGACAGCAATCCACAGCTTGAGCGCAAAAACGTCAATACTGATGCGCTGTTTAGCGATGAAGCGTTGTTTAAAACGGAGAGCATCTTTAACGACGTCACGCCAACCACGCTGGTGGCGCCGGAAGACAACAAACCAACATTGTCAAAAGAAGAGACGTTGGATGAACTCGATCCGCTGGCGCTTTTTGGCGGTTCAGCCAGCGCCCCCGCCGCGCGCAATGACGATCCGCTCGGGCTAATGAGCGGCGCGCCGTTAACGTACCCTGACGAAATTATTGCTGAGCAGCCCGTCATGGCGCAGGAAGAGGACGCGCTTGCGGAATCACCGCTGTTTGCGCCAGAGGTGCAGGAGGAACCGCGCGCTGAAGAGGCGGCGTTAGGGTGTCAGGATTACGCCGGGTTCACAATGCCGACGCCACAGGCCGTCGCGCGCAGCAACGCCCAGCCGCCAAAAGGACGTCTGCGTATCGACCCGGTAAAAAACGCCGCGTCACCGTCGCCCATCGCCCATAACACCGAGAAGGGCGACGTCCTGCAGGGCGAATTACTGGACGCGTTGCTTGAAGGTATGGGGCTGAGCGAAATGCAGCCGGTGCCGCAGTTCGACCGTGAAAATATGCGCCAGCTTGGCCAAATCCTGGGCATGTTCTCGCAGGGGACGGTAGCGCTGCTTTCATCGCGTTCCATTCTGAAGCGCGGCGTGAAAGCGGATATGACGATGGTGCTCGATGATGCGAACAACCCCTTCAAACTGCTGCCTTCCGGTAAAACGGTGCTGATCCAGATGTTCGGCACCCCGATGCCGGGCTTTATGCCGCCGACAAAATCGGTGCGTGACGCGCTCATCGATTTGCAGGCGCATCAACTGGGGATGATCTCCGGTATACGCGCCATTATTGCCGCCATGCTGCAATCCTTTAACCCGGAGCAGCTTGAAGAGCAGGCAAAACAGAACGGCGTGAGCTCCCGCCTGGCGCTGCCGGGTAGCCGCAAAGCCGCGCTGTGGGACTATTTTGTCCGCAGTTATGGTGAGACGGCCGGTGAAATTGAAGATGACTTCCACACCCTGTTTGGTGAAGCCTTCCTTCATGCTTACGACATGGAGGTGAATCAGTACAAAGACTCACAGAGTGGATCGGAAGAAAAATGAAGATCGCAACGGCTTCTCTCTCCCGCCAGGGAACGCGCGCCAGCAACCAGGATCAGACGGGAGAAACCATTGGGGAACGTTCAGCCTGCTTTGTCGTCTGTGACGGCATCGCCGGACTGCCCGGCGGCGAGATGGCCGCTGAGCTTGCCCGTAACAGCATTATCTCCCGCTTTGATGGTGACAAACATCTTAACGCCCAGCATATCCGTGACTACGTACAGACGGCGAACCGCACCATTCTCAGTGAACAGCAGGCCGTGCAGGATTACCACCGGATGGGCACGACGCTGGTTAGCCTGTTTATCGACAGAGATTATCGTCTGGCTTACTGGGCGCACGCCGGGGACAGCCGCCTGTACCTGTTTCGCCGTGGCTGGCTGTGGCAGGTGACGACCGATCATAGCCTGATTCAGCAGATGAAAGACGCCGGTCATCAGACGGAAAACCTGAACAGTAATCTGCTTTATCTGGCGCTGGGTATTGAGAACGGCGGCCCGGAAGCCAGCTACAGCGACGTGGTGCCGGTTGAAGACGGCGATGCCTTTTTGCTCTGCACCGATGGCTTCTGGCATGGCGTCAGCGAAGAACAAATGCAGCAGTCGCTGCACATGGTTAATACGCCGCAGGAGTGGCTGACATTAATGCAGCAAATTATTCAAAAGAACGGCGAACAGGAGGGCAATGCACAGGATAACTACACCGCGATTGCGGTGTGGATGGGAAGTCCTCAGGACACCACCTTGCTGCATACGCTCTCTGACGCAACTCAATTTCTTCCCTGCGGAACTGATTAGACATACAAGGATTGATATGAAAATTTGGCTATCGGGTTTGGCGCTTCTGGTGGTGGCAACCACCGCGCAGGCTGAAAACTACCGCATCGTACAGTCGCCTGCGCAAAAGCTGGATATCTGGATCGACGACATTAAAGACAAAACGCCGCAGAGCTGGTGTAAGTCAGAGGTGGCGTTGCGCATTGTGGCGAACGGCAATAAAGAGGTCACTATCCTCGAAAATTTTGTCCCTCGTCTTGGCGCGTTGCTGAAAAACCAGTGCGGCAAGCTGGATAAGCTGACGTGGAAACTGAACGATCCCGCAGGCGTCACGCTGGCGCGGGGCACGGCAAACAAGGCGCAGGACTGGGCATTGGTGGTCAAACAAGAGAAGACGGCCACCGCCCGCGTCGAACTCGTGCCACCTGAGCTAAACCCGGAATCGAACTCGGTTGCCGCAGACCGCACGCCGTGGCAGGAATTTACGCTGCAGGATGGCTGTCATCTGCGTACTTTCTGGCAGGGCGGTACCTCTGCGCCAGCGTTGTTTATTCCGGACTCCGACACCACCCGTTGTGAAAACGGCAGCTGGCTGAGCGGCCATACGGTCATCTCTCAGACCCGTAACGGGGCTAAAAAAGAGATGCCCGTTACCTGGATCCACGGTTTCCCGGTGATGGGATTGAGTGAGAAGGTCGATCCGGAAAAAGCGCTGATCACCTCCGTCAATAAAGAACGCATGGTGTTCAGCACCCAAAACAGCAACCAGAGCTGGATGCTTCTGCCTTACGACCCGGCGCTGGGCGGCTGGAAGATAGACGGCACGGTGGCGGTAGAAATTTCCCGCGAGATGGCCAGTGACGATGCGAAGTTACAGGCGCGGATTAACGCGGTCAGGCAGACCTGGAGTCCGTGGCTTGCCCCAGGGACTTCTCTCAATATTGTCCTGATCGACACGCTGCGCCCTCAACTGCGCGATCCCGCTATTGGCGCCTGGCGCGCGGCGAATTAAGGAGCGGCTATGAATACGCTTTATCGACATCTGGCGGGCGAGTCGCTGAACGACGCACTGCTACGCCTTGAATCACAGATCAAAGCCCGGCCCGCAGACGCCGACCTGCGAGCCGCTTTCGTGCAGTTTTTAACGCTAAGCGGAAACTGGGCGCGCGCATTGACCCAGCTTAAGAGCTGGCTGGCGCTGAAGCCTCAGGCGAAACCCACCGTGACGCTGCTTGAACAGTCCATTCAGGGCGAACAGCAGCGTGCGCAGGTACTGGCAGGCCTGGCCGCTCCCGCGATGCCACACGCACAGTGGCCGTGGCTGACCACGCTCGCCGCCGCACTCACGGAAAGCGGTGAGCACGCCCGGACGCTACGTCTGACGGCGCTGGAACAGGCACAGGCGAGCGCGGGTCAGCTTGCGTTCGACAATGAAGAGACACAGGATTTCGAATGGCTGATGGACGGCGATGCCCGGCTGGGCCCCGTGTGCGAAACAATCGTCAACGGCCGCTATTTCTGGCTACCATTTAGCGCCATTGCGAAGATCCAATTTCAGGCGCCCGCCAGCGTCACGGATCTGGTCTGGCGCCACGCGCGGGTATGTCTGACCGACGGCAGCGAACAGGTCTGTCAGATACCTGCGCGTTATCCTTTTGCCAATGAGGCGGCAGACGTCGTCAAGCTGGCACGCACCACCGAATGGCGACCGTTGGATAACGACGGCCTGCTTTATCTGGGGCAGGGGCAGAAAGCCTGGCTGAGCGAGCAAAGCGAAAATCCGCTGCTTTCGCTGAGCCTCGTCACGTTTGCCCCGGACGCGGCAAATGAGTAATCCCGCCGGTGAAGGCTACCTGCTGCGTAGCGGCTGGCGTGCCCGTAGCGGGCAGGAAAACGTCGGCGCGCGCGACAAAATGCAGCCCTCGCTGTTGGACCGCCTGACGGATAACGCGCCGGAACAAAAACGCGAGTCGGCCAACAGCAACCTGATTACCCATGCCGCGCTGCGTCGCCATGTGCTGCGGGATTTGCAGTGGCTGTTTAACACCATCAATCACGACTCGTCATACAACCTGAGCGCGTTGCCGCAGGTGAGTCGTTCCGTCGTGAACTTTGGCGTCGCCCCGCTGGCGGGCAAGCGGATGTCGGATATTGAATGGCACGATATCCAACGCAAGCTCACCGAAGCCATCATTCATTTCGAGCCGCGTATTTTGCCCCAGGGGCTACAGGTGCGCTGCGTCTCTGACACCTCCTCGCTGGATCTGCATAACGTTTTATCGATCGAGATAAAAGGGCGATTGTGGTGTGTGCCGTATCCGCTGGAGTTTCTGTTTCGCACAGATGTCGATCTGGAAAACGGCCATTTTGAACTTAAAGACGCGGGGTAATCATGGAAAGTAAACTGCTCGAGTATTACAACCGCGAA
This Citrobacter enshiensis DNA region includes the following protein-coding sequences:
- the tagH gene encoding type VI secretion system-associated FHA domain protein TagH, with translation MRFTIISTKPGHQPPQSRCDFYAPGGTIGRGTDNNLVLPDNDRTISRLQAIVHVDAQGECRMTNRGSVTRVVLNDIPLERGRQVELQDGDILDIDDYRIEVADLIQDTQPISRMAASIASRPVVTPVPAAEPKPVSASQRVEAVPTAVPTEIWDSLMQEFSISDSISSGRAKPQPAASHDPFSQPSEPERNTDDPLALFSDSNPQLERKNVNTDALFSDEALFKTESIFNDVTPTTLVAPEDNKPTLSKEETLDELDPLALFGGSASAPAARNDDPLGLMSGAPLTYPDEIIAEQPVMAQEEDALAESPLFAPEVQEEPRAEEAALGCQDYAGFTMPTPQAVARSNAQPPKGRLRIDPVKNAASPSPIAHNTEKGDVLQGELLDALLEGMGLSEMQPVPQFDRENMRQLGQILGMFSQGTVALLSSRSILKRGVKADMTMVLDDANNPFKLLPSGKTVLIQMFGTPMPGFMPPTKSVRDALIDLQAHQLGMISGIRAIIAAMLQSFNPEQLEEQAKQNGVSSRLALPGSRKAALWDYFVRSYGETAGEIEDDFHTLFGEAFLHAYDMEVNQYKDSQSGSEEK
- a CDS encoding PP2C family protein-serine/threonine phosphatase, producing the protein MKIATASLSRQGTRASNQDQTGETIGERSACFVVCDGIAGLPGGEMAAELARNSIISRFDGDKHLNAQHIRDYVQTANRTILSEQQAVQDYHRMGTTLVSLFIDRDYRLAYWAHAGDSRLYLFRRGWLWQVTTDHSLIQQMKDAGHQTENLNSNLLYLALGIENGGPEASYSDVVPVEDGDAFLLCTDGFWHGVSEEQMQQSLHMVNTPQEWLTLMQQIIQKNGEQEGNAQDNYTAIAVWMGSPQDTTLLHTLSDATQFLPCGTD
- a CDS encoding type VI secretion system accessory protein TagJ, translating into MNTLYRHLAGESLNDALLRLESQIKARPADADLRAAFVQFLTLSGNWARALTQLKSWLALKPQAKPTVTLLEQSIQGEQQRAQVLAGLAAPAMPHAQWPWLTTLAAALTESGEHARTLRLTALEQAQASAGQLAFDNEETQDFEWLMDGDARLGPVCETIVNGRYFWLPFSAIAKIQFQAPASVTDLVWRHARVCLTDGSEQVCQIPARYPFANEAADVVKLARTTEWRPLDNDGLLYLGQGQKAWLSEQSENPLLSLSLVTFAPDAANE
- the tssE gene encoding type VI secretion system baseplate subunit TssE; the protein is MSNPAGEGYLLRSGWRARSGQENVGARDKMQPSLLDRLTDNAPEQKRESANSNLITHAALRRHVLRDLQWLFNTINHDSSYNLSALPQVSRSVVNFGVAPLAGKRMSDIEWHDIQRKLTEAIIHFEPRILPQGLQVRCVSDTSSLDLHNVLSIEIKGRLWCVPYPLEFLFRTDVDLENGHFELKDAG